Proteins encoded together in one Halalkaliarchaeum sp. AArc-CO window:
- a CDS encoding ParB N-terminal domain-containing protein, which translates to MTELRYRKQQYQYDAPAHPYKVLHVDMSDIEYFNTAIDTGWGLGIIKGGEWDRQANCEPIRSTSHFRGLKQRFEEGYDWEETVYYQSRENFLTDIEDKRLGYIEELYTDIKENGYRPNYEAGHDAPDVGGRQSRFRHLHSLEPLVAIGRDGELYLTEGFHRLAIAKLVGIDEIPVNVLARHWEWQRVREQIHGGSGSGSARVEIRHRTHPDLKDVLEDTE; encoded by the coding sequence ATGACCGAATTGCGATATCGAAAACAACAATACCAGTACGATGCCCCTGCTCACCCGTACAAAGTGCTCCACGTGGATATGAGCGATATCGAGTACTTCAACACGGCTATCGACACGGGGTGGGGGCTGGGAATTATCAAGGGGGGCGAATGGGACCGACAGGCCAACTGCGAACCGATCCGTTCCACGTCACATTTTCGAGGGTTGAAACAGCGCTTCGAGGAGGGATACGATTGGGAAGAAACAGTATACTATCAATCACGCGAGAACTTTTTGACGGACATCGAGGATAAACGGCTGGGCTACATCGAAGAGTTATACACCGACATAAAAGAAAACGGATACCGCCCAAATTACGAGGCCGGTCACGATGCCCCGGACGTCGGGGGAAGACAGAGTCGGTTTCGTCACTTGCATTCCCTCGAACCGCTCGTCGCTATCGGACGGGACGGTGAACTGTATCTCACAGAGGGGTTTCACCGACTGGCCATCGCGAAGCTGGTCGGCATCGACGAGATACCGGTTAACGTACTTGCAAGACACTGGGAGTGGCAACGGGTACGCGAACAGATACACGGGGGGTCCGGCTCGGGTTCTGCCCGCGTAGAAATCCGCCATCGTACCCATCCAGATTTGAAGGACGTGCTCGAGGACACGGAGTGA
- a CDS encoding DUF1616 domain-containing protein, translating into MIDEDSNSEVFGTTYGDSSTFPLDALAVGAYVLFAPVADVMLTGTVSRFILLGPMILFVPGYVLLLSLFPAAPANPGQSRDQSQTALTVDGPERAALSIGCSVALLPVAGFGLTAVYGTLTDGLIPVLSTFSLIFLVVGTVRRRAVPEHRRFYVPVRRWSADVENVLFRTPRSTAILTVLVAACVVATVAVLAFGLVAPQSGTSTTNVVVGTGSGEDFSTSGYSIAANDTEEVEYTLFVENKEGERSDYTVVVQVQQLSDGTIVERADVDQFHLELDDGEQAFETHTADPTLDGESLRLVYLVYVEQPPADPDMESAYLSTYVWITDADANGE; encoded by the coding sequence ATGATAGATGAGGATTCGAATTCGGAAGTATTCGGGACCACCTACGGCGATAGCAGCACGTTCCCCCTTGACGCTCTCGCGGTCGGCGCGTACGTACTGTTCGCTCCAGTTGCAGACGTGATGCTCACCGGCACAGTGAGTCGTTTTATCCTCCTCGGGCCGATGATCCTGTTCGTTCCCGGCTACGTTCTACTACTGTCATTGTTTCCCGCAGCCCCAGCGAACCCCGGGCAATCGAGAGATCAGAGCCAGACGGCTCTTACTGTCGATGGGCCGGAGCGAGCCGCGCTCTCAATCGGATGCAGTGTCGCGTTGCTCCCGGTCGCTGGATTCGGATTGACTGCCGTCTACGGAACTCTCACGGACGGGTTGATCCCTGTGCTTTCCACCTTCAGTCTGATCTTCCTCGTCGTGGGTACTGTCCGCCGGCGAGCTGTCCCCGAACATCGACGGTTCTACGTTCCGGTTAGACGATGGAGTGCCGACGTCGAGAACGTCCTCTTTCGGACGCCACGATCGACCGCGATTTTAACCGTACTGGTGGCCGCCTGTGTCGTGGCCACGGTCGCCGTCCTCGCGTTCGGTCTCGTCGCACCCCAGTCAGGCACGTCGACGACGAACGTCGTCGTCGGCACGGGGAGCGGCGAGGATTTCAGTACGAGCGGCTATTCGATCGCAGCCAACGACACCGAGGAGGTCGAATACACGCTGTTCGTCGAAAACAAAGAGGGGGAGCGGAGCGACTACACGGTCGTCGTCCAGGTGCAACAACTGTCGGACGGAACGATCGTGGAACGGGCCGATGTCGATCAATTCCACCTCGAACTGGACGACGGTGAGCAGGCATTCGAGACGCACACTGCCGATCCGACGCTGGATGGCGAGTCCCTCCGCCTCGTGTATCTCGTGTACGTAGAGCAACCCCCTGCCGATCCAGACATGGAATCTGCCTATCTGAGTACGTACGTCTGGATTACAGACGCTGACGCCAACGGCGAATGA
- a CDS encoding sulfatase has translation MTDHDVLFLVLDSVRHDRVSFHGHDRETTPSLDAFAQEATVFENAFAPAPWTLPSHSSMFTGLFPTEHGVTNGFADGTARLPSEVTPLAERLSKRGYRTAGFSNNPWVGSVAGLDRGFDEFVEWDLRIGRDSGIGIHRPRDRVYSRVHTGLGYAAKQPAFLIKRRFFTANLVDRAVRWLERTADDDQPTFTFLNLMEAHSPYFPPRSAFRQLDLDPPGPIEPRLLNTKLLAYVLGKADLPPERRRRVLEYYDASVRYQDRKVDELLTALRETGRFDDTLVVVCSDHGKTLGEYDRDGTPPHYVRDVNTDVPLVVKTPDQEVGQRIEEPAELVGIHDLILEGSSPRDWLCSNEYALVEDFVPHTGRNKTDVSRWRTLCGPNSRYVYDDEENREYFFGEFDDGENEHQRESMRLAFEERVRGLSRATGRESTGDLDAAVEAQLTDLGYMK, from the coding sequence ATGACAGATCACGACGTCCTTTTTCTGGTGCTGGATTCGGTGCGACACGATCGGGTCTCGTTTCACGGGCACGATCGGGAAACGACGCCCTCGCTCGACGCGTTCGCACAGGAAGCGACCGTATTCGAGAACGCGTTCGCCCCGGCACCGTGGACCCTGCCGTCGCACAGTTCGATGTTTACCGGGCTGTTCCCGACGGAACATGGCGTCACGAACGGCTTTGCAGACGGGACTGCTCGGCTTCCGTCGGAGGTGACGCCGCTTGCAGAGCGGCTCTCGAAACGAGGCTACCGCACAGCCGGCTTCTCAAACAATCCGTGGGTCGGATCAGTGGCGGGCCTGGATCGCGGATTCGACGAGTTCGTCGAGTGGGATCTTCGAATCGGCCGTGACAGCGGGATCGGCATCCACAGACCCCGCGACCGCGTCTATTCGAGAGTGCACACGGGACTGGGATACGCCGCGAAACAGCCGGCCTTCCTTATCAAACGGCGGTTCTTCACCGCGAATCTGGTCGATCGAGCGGTTCGGTGGCTCGAACGGACCGCGGACGACGATCAGCCGACGTTTACGTTTCTCAATCTCATGGAAGCCCATAGTCCGTACTTTCCTCCGCGATCAGCGTTCCGGCAACTCGATCTGGATCCCCCCGGTCCGATCGAACCGCGCCTGTTGAACACGAAGCTGCTCGCATACGTTCTCGGGAAAGCCGATCTTCCACCGGAGCGCCGGCGACGAGTACTGGAATACTACGACGCGAGTGTTCGCTACCAGGATAGAAAAGTCGATGAGCTGCTCACGGCACTCCGCGAAACCGGACGGTTCGACGACACACTCGTCGTCGTTTGTTCGGATCACGGAAAGACGCTCGGCGAGTACGACCGGGACGGAACCCCGCCACATTACGTTCGCGACGTCAACACGGACGTGCCACTGGTGGTGAAAACGCCGGACCAGGAGGTCGGCCAACGGATCGAAGAGCCGGCAGAGCTCGTCGGTATACACGACCTGATTCTCGAGGGTAGTTCCCCACGCGACTGGCTGTGTTCCAACGAGTACGCGCTCGTCGAAGATTTCGTCCCTCACACCGGTCGCAACAAAACGGACGTCAGCAGATGGCGGACGCTCTGTGGTCCAAACAGCCGTTACGTGTATGACGACGAGGAGAACCGAGAGTACTTCTTCGGCGAGTTCGACGACGGAGAAAACGAACACCAGCGAGAGTCCATGCGGCTGGCGTTCGAGGAACGGGTAAGAGGCCTCTCCCGGGCGACCGGTCGGGAGAGCACCGGTGACCTCGATGCCGCCGTGGAGGCCCAGCTTACGGATCTCGGATACATGAAGTGA
- a CDS encoding DUF354 domain-containing protein: MDGTTAWLDLASPSHPFFFNGLLDGMPDLDLRTTVRNKTETIDLAREAGFDFDVLGRDFDNVTLRTLGVPLRTLQLAVQAPDADVSLSARNAMCVLASRSRGIPSIHFTDNDITAYVEAPLVERAFCRFRTMATHHVVPAAFRTSELTRWGADPDRIHTYDGYKEDIYVANFEPDDTFTDALPFEDYVVLRPEALGAAYVDEGESLVPPLLESLYANGMNVVYLPRRAADRPHAKSYPANRVYVPDAALDGLQLAWHSRGVLTGSGTMSREAACMGKPAVSFFPGPLLSVDRSMVKEGMVVHSREPDEIVSYLLSADGSQSGADRDRSIRVREDVASLVRELIENPRDPGLGSDGDRLEAFESYRDPEAVR, encoded by the coding sequence ATGGACGGAACAACAGCCTGGCTGGACCTCGCGAGTCCCTCGCACCCGTTTTTCTTCAACGGATTGCTCGACGGAATGCCGGACCTTGATCTCCGAACGACGGTCAGAAACAAGACCGAAACAATCGACCTGGCTCGGGAGGCCGGATTCGACTTCGACGTGCTGGGACGGGACTTCGACAACGTCACGCTGCGGACGCTTGGAGTGCCGTTGCGAACGCTCCAGCTTGCCGTCCAGGCGCCGGACGCTGACGTCTCGCTTTCGGCCCGAAACGCGATGTGCGTTCTCGCCTCGCGATCCCGGGGGATCCCGTCGATCCACTTCACCGATAACGACATCACAGCGTACGTCGAGGCACCACTCGTCGAGCGAGCGTTCTGCCGATTCAGAACGATGGCGACCCACCACGTCGTGCCGGCGGCGTTCCGGACGTCTGAACTGACACGCTGGGGCGCAGATCCCGACCGGATCCACACCTACGACGGCTACAAGGAGGACATCTACGTCGCGAACTTCGAACCCGACGACACGTTCACCGACGCACTTCCGTTCGAGGACTACGTTGTTCTCCGTCCCGAAGCCCTCGGTGCAGCGTACGTGGACGAAGGTGAATCACTGGTACCACCGTTGCTCGAATCGCTGTACGCCAACGGGATGAACGTCGTCTACTTGCCGCGGAGGGCCGCAGACAGACCACACGCCAAATCGTACCCGGCCAATCGGGTGTATGTCCCCGACGCGGCACTCGATGGACTTCAGCTCGCCTGGCACTCGCGGGGCGTCCTGACGGGATCGGGGACGATGTCCCGGGAAGCCGCGTGCATGGGGAAGCCGGCAGTTTCCTTCTTCCCGGGTCCGCTCCTGTCGGTCGACAGGTCGATGGTGAAAGAGGGGATGGTAGTCCACTCCCGAGAGCCCGACGAGATCGTTTCGTATCTGCTGTCGGCGGATGGATCGCAGTCAGGTGCGGATCGCGATCGCTCGATTCGCGTCCGCGAGGACGTCGCCTCCCTCGTCCGGGAGTTGATCGAGAACCCGCGAGATCCGGGGCTCGGATCGGACGGAGACCGTCTCGAAGCGTTCGAAAGTTATCGGGATCCGGAAGCGGTGAGATAA
- a CDS encoding nucleotide sugar dehydrogenase: MSSVCVHGLGYIGLPTAAMLANYDHDVSGYDADTTVISELRDGEIHLDEPGLRAFVTQALESGKLELVEEIVPAKYHVVCVPTPFDSDEKAADLSYVRAVGDAVAPVLRTGDTVILESTVPPGTTTGTLQPILEESGLTAGDDFALVHCPETVLPGNIITELRQNARIVGGVNGISTESAVHLYDSFVEGEIHTTADPTTAEFVKLIQNTFRDTNIGLANEIARLANDYGIDSREAIEMANEHPRVDILQPGPGVGGHCLPVDPWFLGVDSDELDLIATARQVNDGMVEFVAELLAEEVNSLAGTRIAILGVAYKGNVGDTRMSPGLRLARELQHGHRQAVPATDGGSPESPAVAIHDPHVEDPTLDLQTLEAATIDADAVVIATGHDEFGDLDPHALGERMAQRTIIDTKAILDPERWREAGFTVRRI; this comes from the coding sequence ATGAGTTCTGTGTGCGTTCACGGCCTGGGGTATATCGGGCTGCCGACCGCCGCGATGCTCGCAAACTACGACCACGACGTGTCGGGATACGACGCCGATACGACGGTCATCTCGGAGCTCCGGGACGGAGAGATCCACCTCGACGAGCCAGGGTTGCGGGCGTTCGTCACGCAGGCGCTCGAGTCCGGCAAACTCGAACTCGTCGAAGAGATCGTTCCGGCGAAATATCACGTGGTCTGTGTGCCAACGCCGTTCGACAGCGACGAGAAGGCCGCAGACCTGAGTTACGTCAGGGCAGTCGGCGACGCCGTCGCTCCGGTACTGCGGACTGGCGACACCGTAATTCTGGAATCGACTGTTCCACCGGGAACCACGACGGGGACGCTCCAGCCGATCCTCGAGGAATCTGGGCTGACGGCCGGTGACGACTTCGCACTCGTCCACTGCCCGGAGACGGTCCTCCCTGGGAACATCATAACCGAACTCCGACAGAACGCCCGGATTGTCGGCGGTGTCAACGGGATTTCGACCGAATCAGCCGTCCACCTCTACGACTCGTTCGTCGAAGGGGAAATCCACACGACTGCGGATCCGACGACGGCGGAGTTCGTTAAACTGATTCAGAACACGTTCCGGGACACGAACATCGGACTGGCAAACGAGATTGCCAGATTGGCCAACGACTACGGGATCGACTCGCGCGAGGCGATCGAGATGGCGAACGAACACCCCCGCGTCGACATCCTGCAGCCTGGACCCGGCGTCGGCGGTCACTGCCTCCCGGTCGATCCGTGGTTCCTCGGTGTCGACTCGGACGAACTCGACCTCATCGCGACCGCACGACAGGTAAACGACGGGATGGTGGAGTTCGTGGCTGAACTGCTCGCCGAGGAGGTCAACTCGCTTGCGGGCACGCGGATCGCGATCCTCGGCGTCGCCTACAAGGGCAACGTCGGCGACACGCGGATGAGCCCCGGGCTGCGGTTGGCTCGCGAACTCCAGCACGGACACCGACAGGCCGTGCCGGCGACCGACGGCGGGAGCCCCGAATCTCCCGCAGTCGCGATCCACGATCCGCACGTCGAGGATCCGACGCTGGATCTGCAGACGCTCGAAGCGGCGACAATCGACGCCGACGCCGTCGTAATCGCGACGGGCCACGACGAGTTCGGGGACCTGGATCCCCACGCGCTCGGAGAGCGGATGGCACAGCGGACGATTATCGACACGAAAGCGATCCTCGATCCCGAGCGGTGGCGCGAGGCCGGATTCACAGTACGTCGGATCTAG
- the wecB gene encoding UDP-N-acetylglucosamine 2-epimerase (non-hydrolyzing), translating to MNGVTGGRTLAIVLGTRPEIIKLAPIVRECVRTGADFTLVHTGQHYSDTLDSVFFDRLELPDPDYNLGVGSGSHAEQTGEMLIEVGQVLERESPDVVFVQGDTNSVLAGAIATSKLEAKLGHVEAGLRSYDREMPEETNRVVADHVADYLFAPTDQSKENLLREGIPESRITVTGNTVVDALYRNREIARRKSTVLSDHGLEGREYFLMTVHRAENVDEESRFRKILEGADRAAARHGVELIYPIHPRARERLDRFGIDVSDRIRLVEPLDYLDFLRLEASASVILTDSGGVQEEACVLGVPCVTMRDSTERPETVTVGANRLSSADPERIVRTVDEMLGMDRDWENPFGDGTAGKQILREVMPKTERVRQ from the coding sequence ATGAACGGCGTTACCGGCGGAAGAACGCTCGCGATCGTTCTCGGTACCAGACCCGAAATCATCAAACTCGCTCCGATCGTCCGCGAATGCGTCCGTACCGGCGCCGATTTCACGCTCGTACACACAGGACAACACTACTCGGATACGCTCGATTCGGTGTTCTTCGATCGGCTCGAACTTCCGGACCCTGACTACAATCTGGGAGTCGGGTCTGGCTCCCACGCAGAGCAGACCGGTGAGATGCTTATCGAGGTGGGCCAGGTTCTCGAACGCGAATCGCCCGACGTCGTGTTCGTTCAGGGCGACACGAACAGCGTCCTCGCGGGGGCGATCGCGACGAGCAAGCTCGAGGCGAAACTCGGACACGTCGAAGCGGGCCTCAGAAGCTACGATCGGGAGATGCCCGAGGAGACGAACCGGGTAGTCGCTGATCACGTCGCTGACTACCTGTTCGCTCCGACCGACCAGAGCAAGGAAAACCTGCTGCGGGAGGGGATCCCCGAATCACGCATCACGGTCACAGGAAACACCGTGGTTGACGCGCTCTACAGGAACCGGGAGATCGCCCGGCGGAAAAGCACTGTCCTGTCCGATCACGGTCTCGAGGGACGCGAGTACTTCCTGATGACCGTTCACCGCGCGGAGAACGTCGACGAAGAGTCCCGATTTCGGAAGATCCTCGAGGGAGCAGACAGAGCCGCCGCCCGACACGGTGTCGAACTCATCTATCCGATCCATCCCCGGGCACGGGAACGACTCGATCGGTTCGGGATCGACGTGTCCGACCGGATCCGGCTCGTAGAGCCGCTGGATTACCTGGACTTCCTCCGGCTGGAGGCGTCTGCCAGCGTGATCTTGACCGACTCGGGGGGCGTTCAGGAGGAGGCATGCGTCCTTGGAGTCCCGTGCGTGACGATGCGGGACAGCACAGAACGGCCCGAGACGGTAACCGTCGGGGCGAATCGCCTGAGTTCCGCTGATCCAGAACGAATCGTCCGGACAGTAGACGAGATGCTCGGGATGGACCGCGACTGGGAGAACCCCTTCGGTGACGGCACTGCCGGCAAACAGATCCTGCGAGAAGTGATGCCAAAAACGGAGCGTGTTCGCCAATGA